In the genome of Rhinolophus ferrumequinum isolate MPI-CBG mRhiFer1 chromosome 24, mRhiFer1_v1.p, whole genome shotgun sequence, one region contains:
- the SEPTIN8 gene encoding septin-8 isoform X3, translating to MAATDLERFSQNAEPEPRSLSLGGHVGFDSLPDQLVSKSVTQGFSFNILCVGETGIGKSTLMNTLFNTTFETEEASHHEECVRLRPQTYDLQESNVQLKLTIVDAVGFGDQINKDESYRPIVDYIDAQFESYLQEELKIRRSLFDYHDTRVHVCLYFITPTGHSLKSLDLVTMKKLDSKVNIIPIIAKADTISKSELHKFKIKIMGELVSNGVQIYQFPTDDEAVAEINAVMNAHLPFAVVGNTEEVKVGNKLVRARQYPWGVVQVENENHCDFVKLREMLIRVNMEDLREQTHSRHYELYRRCKLEEMGFQDSDGDSQPFSLQETYEAKRKEFLSELQRKEEEMRQMFVNKVKETELELKEKERELHEKFEHLKRVHQEEKRKVEEKRRELEEETNAFNRRKAAVEALQSQALHATLQQPLRKDKDKKNRSDIAAHQSGMSLSNSKVMMTKASVEPLNCSSWWPAIQCCSCLVRDATWREGFL from the exons ATGGCGGCCACGGACCTGGAACGCTTCTCG CAGAATGCAGAGCCAGAGCCCCGGAGCCTCTCCCTGGGCGGCCACGTGGGCTTTGACAGCCTCCCTGACCAGCTGGTCAGCAAGTCGGTCACTCAGGGCTTCAGCTTCAATATCCTTTGTGTGG GGGAGACTGGCATTGGCAAGTCCACACTGATGAACACACTCTTCAACACGACCTTCGAGACCGAGGAAGCCAGTCACCACGAGGAGTGTGTGCGCCTGCGGCCCCAGACCTATGACCTCCAAGAGAGCAATGTGCAGCTCAAGCTGACCATCGTGGACGCTGTGGGCTTCGGGGACCAGATCAATAAGGATGAGAG TTACAGGCCCATAGTCGACTACATTGATGCGCAGTTTGAAAGCTATCTGCAGGAAGAGCTGAAGATTCGCCGCTCGCTCTTCGACTACCATGACACCAGGGTCCACGTGTGCCTCTACTTCATCACGCCCACCGGGCACTCCCTCAAGTCCCTGGACCTGGTGACCATGAAGAAACTGGACAGCAAG GTGAACATTATTCCCATCATTGCCAAGGCTGACACCATCTCCAAGAGTGAGCTCCACAAGTTCAAGATCAAGATCATGGGCGAGCTGGTCAGCAATGGGGTCCAGATCTACCAGTTCCCCACTGATGACGAGGCTGTTGCAGAGATTAACGCAGTCATGAAT GCACACCTGCCCTTCGCCGTGGTGGGCAACACCGAGGAGGTGAAGGTGGGGAACAAGCTGGTGCGAGCGCGGCAGTACCCGTGGGGAGTGGTGCAGG TGGAGAATGAGAATCACTGCGATTTCGTGAAGCTCCGGGAGATGCTGATCCGCGTGAACATGGAGGACCTCCGCGAGCAGACGCACAGTCGGCACTATGAGCTCTACAGGCGCTGCAAGTTGGAGGAGATGGGCTTCCAGGACAGCGACGGGGACAGCCAGCCCTTCAG CCTACAGGAGACCTACGAGGCCAAGAGGAAGGAGTTCCTGAGTGAgctgcagaggaaggaggaagagatgagGCAGATGTTTGTCAACAAAGTGAAGGAGACAGAACTGGagctgaaggagaaggaaagggag CTCCACGAGAAGTTTGAGCACCTCAAGCGGGTCCACCAGGAGGAAAAGCGGAAGGTGGAGGAGAAGCGccgggagctggaggaggagaccAACGCCTTCAACCGCAGGAAGGCCGCGGTGGAGGCCCTGCAGTCTCAGGCCTTGCACGCCACCTTGCAGCAGCCTCTGAGGAAGGACAAGGACAAGAAGAA CAGATCAGATATAGCAGCACACCAGTCGGGCATGAGCCTCTCCAACTCTAAGGTGATGATGACCAAGGCCAGTGTGGAGCCCTTGAACTGCAGCAGTTGGTGGCCCGCCATACAGTGCTGCAGCTGCCTGGTCAGGGACGCGACGTGGAGGGAAGGATTCCTCTGA
- the SEPTIN8 gene encoding septin-8 isoform X4, translating to MAATDLERFSNAEPEPRSLSLGGHVGFDSLPDQLVSKSVTQGFSFNILCVGETGIGKSTLMNTLFNTTFETEEASHHEECVRLRPQTYDLQESNVQLKLTIVDAVGFGDQINKDESYRPIVDYIDAQFESYLQEELKIRRSLFDYHDTRVHVCLYFITPTGHSLKSLDLVTMKKLDSKVNIIPIIAKADTISKSELHKFKIKIMGELVSNGVQIYQFPTDDEAVAEINAVMNAHLPFAVVGNTEEVKVGNKLVRARQYPWGVVQVENENHCDFVKLREMLIRVNMEDLREQTHSRHYELYRRCKLEEMGFQDSDGDSQPFSLQETYEAKRKEFLSELQRKEEEMRQMFVNKVKETELELKEKERELHEKFEHLKRVHQEEKRKVEEKRRELEEETNAFNRRKAAVEALQSQALHATLQQPLRKDKDKKNRSDIAAHQSGMSLSNSKVMMTKASVEPLNCSSWWPAIQCCSCLVRDATWREGFL from the exons ATGGCGGCCACGGACCTGGAACGCTTCTCG AATGCAGAGCCAGAGCCCCGGAGCCTCTCCCTGGGCGGCCACGTGGGCTTTGACAGCCTCCCTGACCAGCTGGTCAGCAAGTCGGTCACTCAGGGCTTCAGCTTCAATATCCTTTGTGTGG GGGAGACTGGCATTGGCAAGTCCACACTGATGAACACACTCTTCAACACGACCTTCGAGACCGAGGAAGCCAGTCACCACGAGGAGTGTGTGCGCCTGCGGCCCCAGACCTATGACCTCCAAGAGAGCAATGTGCAGCTCAAGCTGACCATCGTGGACGCTGTGGGCTTCGGGGACCAGATCAATAAGGATGAGAG TTACAGGCCCATAGTCGACTACATTGATGCGCAGTTTGAAAGCTATCTGCAGGAAGAGCTGAAGATTCGCCGCTCGCTCTTCGACTACCATGACACCAGGGTCCACGTGTGCCTCTACTTCATCACGCCCACCGGGCACTCCCTCAAGTCCCTGGACCTGGTGACCATGAAGAAACTGGACAGCAAG GTGAACATTATTCCCATCATTGCCAAGGCTGACACCATCTCCAAGAGTGAGCTCCACAAGTTCAAGATCAAGATCATGGGCGAGCTGGTCAGCAATGGGGTCCAGATCTACCAGTTCCCCACTGATGACGAGGCTGTTGCAGAGATTAACGCAGTCATGAAT GCACACCTGCCCTTCGCCGTGGTGGGCAACACCGAGGAGGTGAAGGTGGGGAACAAGCTGGTGCGAGCGCGGCAGTACCCGTGGGGAGTGGTGCAGG TGGAGAATGAGAATCACTGCGATTTCGTGAAGCTCCGGGAGATGCTGATCCGCGTGAACATGGAGGACCTCCGCGAGCAGACGCACAGTCGGCACTATGAGCTCTACAGGCGCTGCAAGTTGGAGGAGATGGGCTTCCAGGACAGCGACGGGGACAGCCAGCCCTTCAG CCTACAGGAGACCTACGAGGCCAAGAGGAAGGAGTTCCTGAGTGAgctgcagaggaaggaggaagagatgagGCAGATGTTTGTCAACAAAGTGAAGGAGACAGAACTGGagctgaaggagaaggaaagggag CTCCACGAGAAGTTTGAGCACCTCAAGCGGGTCCACCAGGAGGAAAAGCGGAAGGTGGAGGAGAAGCGccgggagctggaggaggagaccAACGCCTTCAACCGCAGGAAGGCCGCGGTGGAGGCCCTGCAGTCTCAGGCCTTGCACGCCACCTTGCAGCAGCCTCTGAGGAAGGACAAGGACAAGAAGAA CAGATCAGATATAGCAGCACACCAGTCGGGCATGAGCCTCTCCAACTCTAAGGTGATGATGACCAAGGCCAGTGTGGAGCCCTTGAACTGCAGCAGTTGGTGGCCCGCCATACAGTGCTGCAGCTGCCTGGTCAGGGACGCGACGTGGAGGGAAGGATTCCTCTGA
- the SEPTIN8 gene encoding septin-8 isoform X2 has protein sequence MNTLFNTTFETEEASHHEECVRLRPQTYDLQESNVQLKLTIVDAVGFGDQINKDERPIVDYIDAQFESYLQEELKIRRSLFDYHDTRVHVCLYFITPTGHSLKSLDLVTMKKLDSKVNIIPIIAKADTISKSELHKFKIKIMGELVSNGVQIYQFPTDDEAVAEINAVMNAHLPFAVVGNTEEVKVGNKLVRARQYPWGVVQVENENHCDFVKLREMLIRVNMEDLREQTHSRHYELYRRCKLEEMGFQDSDGDSQPFSLQETYEAKRKEFLSELQRKEEEMRQMFVNKVKETELELKEKERELHEKFEHLKRVHQEEKRKVEEKRRELEEETNAFNRRKAAVEALQSQALHATLQQPLRKDKDKKNRSDIAAHQSGMSLSNSKVMMTKASVEPLNCSSWWPAIQCCSCLVRDATWREGFL, from the exons ATGAACACACTCTTCAACACGACCTTCGAGACCGAGGAAGCCAGTCACCACGAGGAGTGTGTGCGCCTGCGGCCCCAGACCTATGACCTCCAAGAGAGCAATGTGCAGCTCAAGCTGACCATCGTGGACGCTGTGGGCTTCGGGGACCAGATCAATAAGGATGAGAG GCCCATAGTCGACTACATTGATGCGCAGTTTGAAAGCTATCTGCAGGAAGAGCTGAAGATTCGCCGCTCGCTCTTCGACTACCATGACACCAGGGTCCACGTGTGCCTCTACTTCATCACGCCCACCGGGCACTCCCTCAAGTCCCTGGACCTGGTGACCATGAAGAAACTGGACAGCAAG GTGAACATTATTCCCATCATTGCCAAGGCTGACACCATCTCCAAGAGTGAGCTCCACAAGTTCAAGATCAAGATCATGGGCGAGCTGGTCAGCAATGGGGTCCAGATCTACCAGTTCCCCACTGATGACGAGGCTGTTGCAGAGATTAACGCAGTCATGAAT GCACACCTGCCCTTCGCCGTGGTGGGCAACACCGAGGAGGTGAAGGTGGGGAACAAGCTGGTGCGAGCGCGGCAGTACCCGTGGGGAGTGGTGCAGG TGGAGAATGAGAATCACTGCGATTTCGTGAAGCTCCGGGAGATGCTGATCCGCGTGAACATGGAGGACCTCCGCGAGCAGACGCACAGTCGGCACTATGAGCTCTACAGGCGCTGCAAGTTGGAGGAGATGGGCTTCCAGGACAGCGACGGGGACAGCCAGCCCTTCAG CCTACAGGAGACCTACGAGGCCAAGAGGAAGGAGTTCCTGAGTGAgctgcagaggaaggaggaagagatgagGCAGATGTTTGTCAACAAAGTGAAGGAGACAGAACTGGagctgaaggagaaggaaagggag CTCCACGAGAAGTTTGAGCACCTCAAGCGGGTCCACCAGGAGGAAAAGCGGAAGGTGGAGGAGAAGCGccgggagctggaggaggagaccAACGCCTTCAACCGCAGGAAGGCCGCGGTGGAGGCCCTGCAGTCTCAGGCCTTGCACGCCACCTTGCAGCAGCCTCTGAGGAAGGACAAGGACAAGAAGAA CAGATCAGATATAGCAGCACACCAGTCGGGCATGAGCCTCTCCAACTCTAAGGTGATGATGACCAAGGCCAGTGTGGAGCCCTTGAACTGCAGCAGTTGGTGGCCCGCCATACAGTGCTGCAGCTGCCTGGTCAGGGACGCGACGTGGAGGGAAGGATTCCTCTGA
- the SEPTIN8 gene encoding septin-8 isoform X1 translates to MNTLFNTTFETEEASHHEECVRLRPQTYDLQESNVQLKLTIVDAVGFGDQINKDESYRPIVDYIDAQFESYLQEELKIRRSLFDYHDTRVHVCLYFITPTGHSLKSLDLVTMKKLDSKVNIIPIIAKADTISKSELHKFKIKIMGELVSNGVQIYQFPTDDEAVAEINAVMNAHLPFAVVGNTEEVKVGNKLVRARQYPWGVVQVENENHCDFVKLREMLIRVNMEDLREQTHSRHYELYRRCKLEEMGFQDSDGDSQPFSLQETYEAKRKEFLSELQRKEEEMRQMFVNKVKETELELKEKERELHEKFEHLKRVHQEEKRKVEEKRRELEEETNAFNRRKAAVEALQSQALHATLQQPLRKDKDKKKSDIAAHQSGMSLSNSKVMMTKASVEPLNCSSWWPAIQCCSCLVRDATWREGFL, encoded by the exons ATGAACACACTCTTCAACACGACCTTCGAGACCGAGGAAGCCAGTCACCACGAGGAGTGTGTGCGCCTGCGGCCCCAGACCTATGACCTCCAAGAGAGCAATGTGCAGCTCAAGCTGACCATCGTGGACGCTGTGGGCTTCGGGGACCAGATCAATAAGGATGAGAG TTACAGGCCCATAGTCGACTACATTGATGCGCAGTTTGAAAGCTATCTGCAGGAAGAGCTGAAGATTCGCCGCTCGCTCTTCGACTACCATGACACCAGGGTCCACGTGTGCCTCTACTTCATCACGCCCACCGGGCACTCCCTCAAGTCCCTGGACCTGGTGACCATGAAGAAACTGGACAGCAAG GTGAACATTATTCCCATCATTGCCAAGGCTGACACCATCTCCAAGAGTGAGCTCCACAAGTTCAAGATCAAGATCATGGGCGAGCTGGTCAGCAATGGGGTCCAGATCTACCAGTTCCCCACTGATGACGAGGCTGTTGCAGAGATTAACGCAGTCATGAAT GCACACCTGCCCTTCGCCGTGGTGGGCAACACCGAGGAGGTGAAGGTGGGGAACAAGCTGGTGCGAGCGCGGCAGTACCCGTGGGGAGTGGTGCAGG TGGAGAATGAGAATCACTGCGATTTCGTGAAGCTCCGGGAGATGCTGATCCGCGTGAACATGGAGGACCTCCGCGAGCAGACGCACAGTCGGCACTATGAGCTCTACAGGCGCTGCAAGTTGGAGGAGATGGGCTTCCAGGACAGCGACGGGGACAGCCAGCCCTTCAG CCTACAGGAGACCTACGAGGCCAAGAGGAAGGAGTTCCTGAGTGAgctgcagaggaaggaggaagagatgagGCAGATGTTTGTCAACAAAGTGAAGGAGACAGAACTGGagctgaaggagaaggaaagggag CTCCACGAGAAGTTTGAGCACCTCAAGCGGGTCCACCAGGAGGAAAAGCGGAAGGTGGAGGAGAAGCGccgggagctggaggaggagaccAACGCCTTCAACCGCAGGAAGGCCGCGGTGGAGGCCCTGCAGTCTCAGGCCTTGCACGCCACCTTGCAGCAGCCTCTGAGGAAGGACAAGGACAAGAAGAA ATCAGATATAGCAGCACACCAGTCGGGCATGAGCCTCTCCAACTCTAAGGTGATGATGACCAAGGCCAGTGTGGAGCCCTTGAACTGCAGCAGTTGGTGGCCCGCCATACAGTGCTGCAGCTGCCTGGTCAGGGACGCGACGTGGAGGGAAGGATTCCTCTGA
- the SEPTIN8 gene encoding septin-8 isoform X8 — protein MAATDLERFSNAEPEPRSLSLGGHVGFDSLPDQLVSKSVTQGFSFNILCVGETGIGKSTLMNTLFNTTFETEEASHHEECVRLRPQTYDLQESNVQLKLTIVDAVGFGDQINKDERPIVDYIDAQFESYLQEELKIRRSLFDYHDTRVHVCLYFITPTGHSLKSLDLVTMKKLDSKVNIIPIIAKADTISKSELHKFKIKIMGELVSNGVQIYQFPTDDEAVAEINAVMNAHLPFAVVGNTEEVKVGNKLVRARQYPWGVVQVENENHCDFVKLREMLIRVNMEDLREQTHSRHYELYRRCKLEEMGFQDSDGDSQPFSLQETYEAKRKEFLSELQRKEEEMRQMFVNKVKETELELKEKERELHEKFEHLKRVHQEEKRKVEEKRRELEEETNAFNRRKAAVEALQSQALHATLQQPLRKDKDKKKASGWSSIYSVTIP, from the exons ATGGCGGCCACGGACCTGGAACGCTTCTCG AATGCAGAGCCAGAGCCCCGGAGCCTCTCCCTGGGCGGCCACGTGGGCTTTGACAGCCTCCCTGACCAGCTGGTCAGCAAGTCGGTCACTCAGGGCTTCAGCTTCAATATCCTTTGTGTGG GGGAGACTGGCATTGGCAAGTCCACACTGATGAACACACTCTTCAACACGACCTTCGAGACCGAGGAAGCCAGTCACCACGAGGAGTGTGTGCGCCTGCGGCCCCAGACCTATGACCTCCAAGAGAGCAATGTGCAGCTCAAGCTGACCATCGTGGACGCTGTGGGCTTCGGGGACCAGATCAATAAGGATGAGAG GCCCATAGTCGACTACATTGATGCGCAGTTTGAAAGCTATCTGCAGGAAGAGCTGAAGATTCGCCGCTCGCTCTTCGACTACCATGACACCAGGGTCCACGTGTGCCTCTACTTCATCACGCCCACCGGGCACTCCCTCAAGTCCCTGGACCTGGTGACCATGAAGAAACTGGACAGCAAG GTGAACATTATTCCCATCATTGCCAAGGCTGACACCATCTCCAAGAGTGAGCTCCACAAGTTCAAGATCAAGATCATGGGCGAGCTGGTCAGCAATGGGGTCCAGATCTACCAGTTCCCCACTGATGACGAGGCTGTTGCAGAGATTAACGCAGTCATGAAT GCACACCTGCCCTTCGCCGTGGTGGGCAACACCGAGGAGGTGAAGGTGGGGAACAAGCTGGTGCGAGCGCGGCAGTACCCGTGGGGAGTGGTGCAGG TGGAGAATGAGAATCACTGCGATTTCGTGAAGCTCCGGGAGATGCTGATCCGCGTGAACATGGAGGACCTCCGCGAGCAGACGCACAGTCGGCACTATGAGCTCTACAGGCGCTGCAAGTTGGAGGAGATGGGCTTCCAGGACAGCGACGGGGACAGCCAGCCCTTCAG CCTACAGGAGACCTACGAGGCCAAGAGGAAGGAGTTCCTGAGTGAgctgcagaggaaggaggaagagatgagGCAGATGTTTGTCAACAAAGTGAAGGAGACAGAACTGGagctgaaggagaaggaaagggag CTCCACGAGAAGTTTGAGCACCTCAAGCGGGTCCACCAGGAGGAAAAGCGGAAGGTGGAGGAGAAGCGccgggagctggaggaggagaccAACGCCTTCAACCGCAGGAAGGCCGCGGTGGAGGCCCTGCAGTCTCAGGCCTTGCACGCCACCTTGCAGCAGCCTCTGAGGAAGGACAAGGACAAGAAGAA agccaGTGGCTGGTCTTCCATTTACAGTGTCACTATTCCTTGA
- the SEPTIN8 gene encoding septin-8 isoform X5, protein MNTLFNTTFETEEASHHEECVRLRPQTYDLQESNVQLKLTIVDAVGFGDQINKDESYRPIVDYIDAQFESYLQEELKIRRSLFDYHDTRVHVCLYFITPTGHSLKSLDLVTMKKLDSKVNIIPIIAKADTISKSELHKFKIKIMGELVSNGVQIYQFPTDDEAVAEINAVMNAHLPFAVVGNTEEVKVGNKLVRARQYPWGVVQVENENHCDFVKLREMLIRVNMEDLREQTHSRHYELYRRCKLEEMGFQDSDGDSQPFSLQETYEAKRKEFLSELQRKEEEMRQMFVNKVKETELELKEKERELHEKFEHLKRVHQEEKRKVEEKRRELEEETNAFNRRKAAVEALQSQALHATLQQPLRKDKDKKKASGWSSIYSVTIP, encoded by the exons ATGAACACACTCTTCAACACGACCTTCGAGACCGAGGAAGCCAGTCACCACGAGGAGTGTGTGCGCCTGCGGCCCCAGACCTATGACCTCCAAGAGAGCAATGTGCAGCTCAAGCTGACCATCGTGGACGCTGTGGGCTTCGGGGACCAGATCAATAAGGATGAGAG TTACAGGCCCATAGTCGACTACATTGATGCGCAGTTTGAAAGCTATCTGCAGGAAGAGCTGAAGATTCGCCGCTCGCTCTTCGACTACCATGACACCAGGGTCCACGTGTGCCTCTACTTCATCACGCCCACCGGGCACTCCCTCAAGTCCCTGGACCTGGTGACCATGAAGAAACTGGACAGCAAG GTGAACATTATTCCCATCATTGCCAAGGCTGACACCATCTCCAAGAGTGAGCTCCACAAGTTCAAGATCAAGATCATGGGCGAGCTGGTCAGCAATGGGGTCCAGATCTACCAGTTCCCCACTGATGACGAGGCTGTTGCAGAGATTAACGCAGTCATGAAT GCACACCTGCCCTTCGCCGTGGTGGGCAACACCGAGGAGGTGAAGGTGGGGAACAAGCTGGTGCGAGCGCGGCAGTACCCGTGGGGAGTGGTGCAGG TGGAGAATGAGAATCACTGCGATTTCGTGAAGCTCCGGGAGATGCTGATCCGCGTGAACATGGAGGACCTCCGCGAGCAGACGCACAGTCGGCACTATGAGCTCTACAGGCGCTGCAAGTTGGAGGAGATGGGCTTCCAGGACAGCGACGGGGACAGCCAGCCCTTCAG CCTACAGGAGACCTACGAGGCCAAGAGGAAGGAGTTCCTGAGTGAgctgcagaggaaggaggaagagatgagGCAGATGTTTGTCAACAAAGTGAAGGAGACAGAACTGGagctgaaggagaaggaaagggag CTCCACGAGAAGTTTGAGCACCTCAAGCGGGTCCACCAGGAGGAAAAGCGGAAGGTGGAGGAGAAGCGccgggagctggaggaggagaccAACGCCTTCAACCGCAGGAAGGCCGCGGTGGAGGCCCTGCAGTCTCAGGCCTTGCACGCCACCTTGCAGCAGCCTCTGAGGAAGGACAAGGACAAGAAGAA agccaGTGGCTGGTCTTCCATTTACAGTGTCACTATTCCTTGA
- the SEPTIN8 gene encoding septin-8 isoform X9, with the protein MAATDLERFSNAEPEPRSLSLGGHVGFDSLPDQLVSKSVTQGFSFNILCVGETGIGKSTLMNTLFNTTFETEEASHHEECVRLRPQTYDLQESNVQLKLTIVDAVGFGDQINKDERPIVDYIDAQFESYLQEELKIRRSLFDYHDTRVHVCLYFITPTGHSLKSLDLVTMKKLDSKVNIIPIIAKADTISKSELHKFKIKIMGELVSNGVQIYQFPTDDEAVAEINAVMNAHLPFAVVGNTEEVKVGNKLVRARQYPWGVVQVENENHCDFVKLREMLIRVNMEDLREQTHSRHYELYRRCKLEEMGFQDSDGDSQPFSLQETYEAKRKEFLSELQRKEEEMRQMFVNKVKETELELKEKERELHEKFEHLKRVHQEEKRKVEEKRRELEEETNAFNRRKAAVEALQSQALHATLQQPLRKDKDKKN; encoded by the exons ATGGCGGCCACGGACCTGGAACGCTTCTCG AATGCAGAGCCAGAGCCCCGGAGCCTCTCCCTGGGCGGCCACGTGGGCTTTGACAGCCTCCCTGACCAGCTGGTCAGCAAGTCGGTCACTCAGGGCTTCAGCTTCAATATCCTTTGTGTGG GGGAGACTGGCATTGGCAAGTCCACACTGATGAACACACTCTTCAACACGACCTTCGAGACCGAGGAAGCCAGTCACCACGAGGAGTGTGTGCGCCTGCGGCCCCAGACCTATGACCTCCAAGAGAGCAATGTGCAGCTCAAGCTGACCATCGTGGACGCTGTGGGCTTCGGGGACCAGATCAATAAGGATGAGAG GCCCATAGTCGACTACATTGATGCGCAGTTTGAAAGCTATCTGCAGGAAGAGCTGAAGATTCGCCGCTCGCTCTTCGACTACCATGACACCAGGGTCCACGTGTGCCTCTACTTCATCACGCCCACCGGGCACTCCCTCAAGTCCCTGGACCTGGTGACCATGAAGAAACTGGACAGCAAG GTGAACATTATTCCCATCATTGCCAAGGCTGACACCATCTCCAAGAGTGAGCTCCACAAGTTCAAGATCAAGATCATGGGCGAGCTGGTCAGCAATGGGGTCCAGATCTACCAGTTCCCCACTGATGACGAGGCTGTTGCAGAGATTAACGCAGTCATGAAT GCACACCTGCCCTTCGCCGTGGTGGGCAACACCGAGGAGGTGAAGGTGGGGAACAAGCTGGTGCGAGCGCGGCAGTACCCGTGGGGAGTGGTGCAGG TGGAGAATGAGAATCACTGCGATTTCGTGAAGCTCCGGGAGATGCTGATCCGCGTGAACATGGAGGACCTCCGCGAGCAGACGCACAGTCGGCACTATGAGCTCTACAGGCGCTGCAAGTTGGAGGAGATGGGCTTCCAGGACAGCGACGGGGACAGCCAGCCCTTCAG CCTACAGGAGACCTACGAGGCCAAGAGGAAGGAGTTCCTGAGTGAgctgcagaggaaggaggaagagatgagGCAGATGTTTGTCAACAAAGTGAAGGAGACAGAACTGGagctgaaggagaaggaaagggag CTCCACGAGAAGTTTGAGCACCTCAAGCGGGTCCACCAGGAGGAAAAGCGGAAGGTGGAGGAGAAGCGccgggagctggaggaggagaccAACGCCTTCAACCGCAGGAAGGCCGCGGTGGAGGCCCTGCAGTCTCAGGCCTTGCACGCCACCTTGCAGCAGCCTCTGAGGAAGGACAAGGACAAGAAGAA ttaa
- the SEPTIN8 gene encoding septin-8 isoform X7, giving the protein MNTLFNTTFETEEASHHEECVRLRPQTYDLQESNVQLKLTIVDAVGFGDQINKDESYRPIVDYIDAQFESYLQEELKIRRSLFDYHDTRVHVCLYFITPTGHSLKSLDLVTMKKLDSKVNIIPIIAKADTISKSELHKFKIKIMGELVSNGVQIYQFPTDDEAVAEINAVMNAHLPFAVVGNTEEVKVGNKLVRARQYPWGVVQVENENHCDFVKLREMLIRVNMEDLREQTHSRHYELYRRCKLEEMGFQDSDGDSQPFSLQETYEAKRKEFLSELQRKEEEMRQMFVNKVKETELELKEKERELHEKFEHLKRVHQEEKRKVEEKRRELEEETNAFNRRKAAVEALQSQALHATLQQPLRKDKDKKN; this is encoded by the exons ATGAACACACTCTTCAACACGACCTTCGAGACCGAGGAAGCCAGTCACCACGAGGAGTGTGTGCGCCTGCGGCCCCAGACCTATGACCTCCAAGAGAGCAATGTGCAGCTCAAGCTGACCATCGTGGACGCTGTGGGCTTCGGGGACCAGATCAATAAGGATGAGAG TTACAGGCCCATAGTCGACTACATTGATGCGCAGTTTGAAAGCTATCTGCAGGAAGAGCTGAAGATTCGCCGCTCGCTCTTCGACTACCATGACACCAGGGTCCACGTGTGCCTCTACTTCATCACGCCCACCGGGCACTCCCTCAAGTCCCTGGACCTGGTGACCATGAAGAAACTGGACAGCAAG GTGAACATTATTCCCATCATTGCCAAGGCTGACACCATCTCCAAGAGTGAGCTCCACAAGTTCAAGATCAAGATCATGGGCGAGCTGGTCAGCAATGGGGTCCAGATCTACCAGTTCCCCACTGATGACGAGGCTGTTGCAGAGATTAACGCAGTCATGAAT GCACACCTGCCCTTCGCCGTGGTGGGCAACACCGAGGAGGTGAAGGTGGGGAACAAGCTGGTGCGAGCGCGGCAGTACCCGTGGGGAGTGGTGCAGG TGGAGAATGAGAATCACTGCGATTTCGTGAAGCTCCGGGAGATGCTGATCCGCGTGAACATGGAGGACCTCCGCGAGCAGACGCACAGTCGGCACTATGAGCTCTACAGGCGCTGCAAGTTGGAGGAGATGGGCTTCCAGGACAGCGACGGGGACAGCCAGCCCTTCAG CCTACAGGAGACCTACGAGGCCAAGAGGAAGGAGTTCCTGAGTGAgctgcagaggaaggaggaagagatgagGCAGATGTTTGTCAACAAAGTGAAGGAGACAGAACTGGagctgaaggagaaggaaagggag CTCCACGAGAAGTTTGAGCACCTCAAGCGGGTCCACCAGGAGGAAAAGCGGAAGGTGGAGGAGAAGCGccgggagctggaggaggagaccAACGCCTTCAACCGCAGGAAGGCCGCGGTGGAGGCCCTGCAGTCTCAGGCCTTGCACGCCACCTTGCAGCAGCCTCTGAGGAAGGACAAGGACAAGAAGAA ttaa